agactggcgATGGAATAAAACATCCAGTTttgcacgaaaatctgagaaccactatattggtttggcattgAATGGCTGATATATTAAAGTACCTGTAATTTTGCCGAAGAAGTCAAATTCGCGCTCATAGAATCGTTTTGCGGGTCCGGACAGCGAAGAGATGATATTTTGTGACAATGATTCGAGTGCATCGTAAAGTATTGCTGTAAGTTGTAAGTGTTTCGAAAGAACTACATTAATATCAAATAATCTCAACTTACGATCCTTGTGGTTCATTTCTTCATCAATATACATATTAGTCTGCATATTCcaaatgagctgatgagctacaATTTGCGATCGTTTGGAAATGTGCTTGATGAACTCGGTTACATATCCCATCTTGAAAATAGACAAATTATTATGTACATCTGCGGGGTTACATAGATGATCGCTTACCGTATCATGCCTTAAGGCCTGAACCAACTGTGGAATGTACGGAAGAACAGACTCAGCTGGATATGAATTGAGAGTTTTAACTGCATACTGCGCAGTCAGTGGATGTGTGGGATACTGACGTGAAAAATACGATAATGCCTGTATTGGACTGACCCGCGCCCACGTAAGCATGTAGACCAGTTCCGGGGATTCGTTGAGCAGAGTTCGGGTGGTTACAAGATATTTCAGTGCTTCCGGAATATGAATTGCAGCTAGCGAGTCGGAGCAAACCAAACGTGTAACTTCGTCTTCGATTGTTTCGGCATTTCGTATTCGTTGTGGTAGGAAAATTGCGAGCGCGGGATTGTAAGACCAAGCCAGCCGAGTATAGTCACGCCAGACATGGAGCTTAACCGGACGAGCTCGCCATTCGGCAACTGATTCTTCTCCCGCAATCTGCATCTCGGGCGTTGACAGCGGGTTAGCCCAAATAAtcataaattcaatttctaCCGCCAACAGCTCCAGGATAAGGTTTCTCTTTTTCATGTAATCTTTATCATACGCATCTTTTTGGAAAGGGGGTCTTTTGATACGGTTGGACCTCTTCGATAGAGTAGATGTCGAATGGGGGATGGTGTTGTACCACCCGGCATTACCGCTACTGGTAGAACGTGCAACTTCACTCCCGGCAAGGGAAGTCGTATCCAGCGACGATTTGTTGACCGATAAGTTTTGAGACGGATGGTTCAAATCATAGTCGCTCACTTCGGAGGCTACCAAATGTTTCTTCTCACTTCTCATGGTTTGCCAGAATTTGAGAAGTATTGCAATGTCCTCCAACAGCGCCTCTCTGGATTGACTGGGGCAAAGTTGTGGACCACAGAAGTAGTCCAACGCGTTTGCATAGATGCGTTCTCTCAAAATATTGCGAGCTAATGATTTGGGTATTGTATTTCCTTGAAGAAGCGACAATCCACACTGCAGCAACTTGAAACGACATCCGACGGTGGATATGTGTCTGGTTTGTTTGAAATCACGACTGAACGGTAGACAACGATGAAGTAACATGCAGAACATTTCAACTTTATCTCTGTTGCAGTATTTCGCTGTGTCAACCATTTCAGAGAGTAGCTGTAGCCAAATCAAGTGAGGAGCGACTATAATAGGTTTTGGGACCAATCTACAGCCTTCGTAAGCTGCCAGCGGACTTGTGATATCTATTTCCTCGGTAAACAAACCTATGCGTTTATCGAATGTAGTTTGCCATGCTGTTACCATCTCTTGGATGAAACACAATTCGAGATCTTGCCGTGCTGTCAATATCCACTGCCAACATTCCACCGCGGTTTCCATGGCTGACTCTGTAAATAACTGTACTTGCGATGAAGAAATTGCATGAAGCAGTTTTCGATTAGCGCTGGAGCAGAGAATTAAATAAGCGGTAGCTCTCCACAAAGCACCACGATGTTTAGCATCACTTTTTTCAGCGCAAGCATTCCATATATCCTTTACCAATCGATCCACTAGCCCTTTTTTCTCTTCGTCCTCCAAAACCGATAGCAATCCGGAGATTTCACCTGCGTATTTACTACGCAAACAAAGTACAGACACGAATTTCGAGGTGTCACTGTTGACACAATGCGGTCTTTTAGATGTTGATTGGATGCTAGCGTTAGTCACCCATGTATGTAAGATTGAGTCAACCGCTAGAGCCAAGCCGCTATGATTGGAAAGAGAAGTTGTCGGTACCTGATTGGGGTACTCTTGTAGATGGCTTCTCGTAGATTTTGGTGCCCATTTCATGGCTTCATTTACGATCCCTTGACAGCGATCAGCGAAATCCTTTACACGACTTTCTCTTGCTGGTAAACTATCCATCAGCTGAAGGGTATATGGAGTCGATGACACTCTCAAAGTGGGTGTTTCTTCATTTGGGTCCAATGTCAGCGAAAACGCTAGCAACTGTAGAACATCCAGCATACACCATAGAACTTTTCTATTCCATAAAAGATGTGGGAATTTATCCACTAATTGCGAAAGATACTGGTCCGCGACTAGCTGTATCTGCTTGTGAATATGATTGAAATAAACCAACAGTAGCATCGCTTGGGATTCCAAAACCTTTTCTCGTACCACATCTTGGGCTAGTAAAACGCTTCTAAACTTTTCGAATACTTGATCTCCGATGCACCGAATGCACTGCCAGATACCATATTTATCCTTCAGTAGAGCATTATCGCAAAGATAATTCAGTATCGGCTCCAAGCTTGGTTCCGATGCGTTTTCAACGCGCAAAATTTCCAACCAATACACACTCAACAAGTACGTGCACTGGGCAAAGGTCAGTTTATTTATGCAAGCCGTAATGTCCGCTGGTGGATGATCGAGTAAAACCAGAATTTGACTTCTCAGTTCATTCAAACTGACACTGTCAGACCGGATGGCTGATGTGTAGTTGAGTTCACGCATTTCTGAACGGTGCGCAGTCTGCGATATCAAAAGCGGTGACTTGGCAGCTATATGTTGTACACCTTGATACCAATCCGAGGGCCACAAACGAGCGTTTGTGAATCCCATCACAACACAGTACAACCAAAAATCTTTGAACAGCTTGTGCAGCCGTTGTTTTGGGTTTTTGATTGGTGGTAAACGCCGGACTAGAACCTGTTGGAAAATATTTTTAGGtgaccataatcaatcataaACATCTATTTCGTTACATACCGCAATAACCGGTATCAACATGCCCAAATTCCCCGCACTCGAGCTGGCTTTCTGTGCCCCAGATGTACTATCATACGATCGTTCTCCTTCCAGCCCAATCTGGACAAAAAGTTCCAGCAGCTTCCCGAGGAGGTCTAACATTTCCAGCTCACCTTGTATGTTTGCAGCAATATTGGCCAAAGCGTTAACTACAGCGTCCGACACGTGGTGGTAGGATTTCCTGTAAACACTTTTCAATTTAAGCCAACCAAAGTGGGGAAAGCAATTGTAGTTTGTTGTGTGTATATATGTGTTTGATAGCGAACGAAAGACAAAATATCTTTATATCTGATTGGCTACATCTGTTTAATAGTTCCCCTGCACAGAAAATATGACTCCAGATATATTCACAACGGTTCTGATTGAATTAAGAATTAATACATTCCATAGAATTTCAGGTTTACCATGCATTTAGTCTAGAAGATGGTGTAATGAAGTTATAACGGATAAACACGAAACATCTCCACGAAACATGGAGATTTTCGGAAACgtgttttgcagtttgtttgctTGTTTTGCGTGCATATGAGGTTAAAGTCCAGCTGGTATATTAGGTAATGATCGTCACATCACATCGAGGTACcgatgaaataacaaaaatgactTGTATTTGTAAATGTAGTTAAAGTTATTGACAAAACACAGTAAAGATGTCAGTCACTGTGATGTGTGTACTAAATACCAGAAAGTTTCAAACATGCGCCTTACATCGAAGATAGCTTGTAAGGAATTTGAGCACAGCCCATAATTATAGCACCTATGGTATCAAGTGGAGCTCCTGTGTGGTAGGCATTCTTTATTCTTCTGCGActcatatggaaaaaaaatatttgtaaaccGTTTTAAATAGTAAATGTTTAATAATTTTAGTATGTAAAATTATGTTTCCAGATTTCACAAATAAGTGGCGCAGACGACACATGTAGTCGACATACTTATCTCATATTGTGTTATAATGAGAACTGAGATGAGTTGTCTTAGAGACGGGGGTAAATCGATGAGAAATTTAGGTTCAACGGTATGAAAGGGGTTTCCTAGATTGAATTGTTTCTGGCGATAAATGGAACCTAAACGCAAAAATCGTGGCTGGAATCCTCTTTATTCGTAGCCTGATTCCCCCAGGGACCACATTAAGGCGACTTCTTCGAGGGCCGATGGGCGGCGGTGTTCATGCACTTCACCAGTCTTCAACGCGTACTAGCGCTGTTTAtacccttttgacgtaggactacgtctaaccggaagatatagggggtgaaatggaaatctaggcactgaacaagtaggaaaaaatgcaagatttggaacgcttataactcgagcatttctcaatagatcgcaaaggtttttgcatcaattgataggaaatatatctacgcatctatcataacgaataacatttcatttttcttgagataaataattgaataattgtgaaatatcaagcattgtcaaaatgcactatgtgcccatttttgattggtccattttgtgctcctcaaatcgaaccgaccaaaacgggcaaccagagcagcagcgaaatagaatgaaccacgattggaaaggaaaaagaaaaaaattaacgaaacattggtcgcagtctcacacatgcgtaattctcgagccagccagtcagcttaaaaatccccgctccgctgccgtaacgatcattctcgttcaaaccgtacaccacatcggttcgcatcacaacacatcaacaaaccaacccaagcagccatgtctggacatggtaaaggaggaaaagtgaagggaaaggcaaaatccggctcgaaccgtgttgatctggagttccccgcaagggtagctaggccgagcgcgttagtaccagtgcaccagtccatctagccggcgttatatagtttcggccgccgaagtgatcgggttagctggtaaagctgctcgcgacgataagaaaacccgcattcggaacagaacacattcggttcggtggacatcaagacaacaggcagttgcagcgagtggcgagtggcaaacgcaatcgcaaaacggcatcaggtagcagaagaaaaaagtttgttctttatacacactgctttggtggcaaatccagaacaaggcggcatcgagggcgttcgaaatggtttttttttttcaaaaccacgagtactaagttttctaaatttgaaccattccataaaacaaggcgcttttcagggccattaaaccttccaaaaaagagtttaggaaatacagttcaatgctttctaaaacaatatccaaaataataataaaacacaaattgattttttcataatttgtttgccaggatatgatgagtatgtgaatttggcagttgttctgagcttattgattttcaccaattcttaaattgcttctagattgaaagtacagtaatttacacttatctcgacatttagctaattggtcggaccagtaatgcgacatatttagttggacatttttgtaaacatagagttcggggtccaaattatgaccccacattgaaggtcgacactgtaccactgtcatcgcaaatgttcaattacaggttaaaattacctccaatccgatactgagtggtggtaatgcgacgtgccattgaatgtaatttactgtaaaatatgtcacaagctggatgggaagaaattttccaactgtgaaagctgtggcgagtggcaaatgcaatcgctaaacagcaaggtttagccgaacaagatggggatatcgagtgataacaaaacaatcaaCTCTTTAGatagaagataattttgtgatcctgaaaaggaccctttttagcctgcatgtgaatccaacgagcgaacaaatcgtaatgaatgtatttttttgccatcgctcccttttaacgctcattcgttcgtctcgttggactcgcccctctggctgagtctgccgatttgtctctatcctgtgagtgtgtaccgctagagtataaaacacgcggaccccaaaaaaatatcttattttctttcaaaccgtaaacccgtgtggttgtacggcatcggcatcgtggacgtaacaaaggaggacaagttaagggaaaggcaaagtctcactcgaaccgtgcaagtctccagttccctgttggtcgcattcactgattgctcggcaagggtaactaggccgaacggattggtgccggagcaccagtatacctaacagcgattatagagtttcggccgtcggagtgctcgagttggcttgcaaagctgctcacgacaatcagaaaacccgcatcaagaacagaacagcttcggttcggcgctcatcaaggcaacaattagtttcagtttcAGTTACGAAGAGTCCTGCAACACGACGCGCGCCCTGCCACGGTCACCACCGCagaatttctcttcccaacggagcgctgATTAGGCAATGTCCTCCAATATAACAcacactccgtcacagctactctcgtgaggttctaaagtaccgattaggaattgtcCTACAACTTCACGCGGTATATGGTGATTTCAGCCGTTGCATCTCCCTACGATTACGATTACTTACAACATTTCTGTCTTGTGTCGGGCATTCTCTTGTCACAAGGTTATCGATGTCATCCACGTCTTTAGGCAGATTTAGTATGCCATCGCACATACCGTTTCAAAGCGATAGAGCCCTGCGAAACTCCCGCGGTAGTTCTTATCTGCATATGACCCGTGTTTGTTTCGTACACAAGCACCCGGTTCTCGAATTAGCTTCTCAAGATTCTACAAAGATAGTCTGGGACTCTCATTATGTGAAACGCAATAGCAGCTgacactattgaacgcgttcttaacgtcaATTGTTATCACTACGCAGTATCAGTATCCTCTacgcttctgtttggatgctttGTCGGCTctcgaccactatgcgaatggctTCCAACACTCGTTGATCGCTTCGCATGCACCCTCCATGCGCTCTATCGTGTACACCTCTTACACAGGCTGACGATAATGTGCTTCGCCTCCTGACGTCCTCCTCGATACTCGTTCTGTCGACACGAttttcgcggtgttcctccaccCAGGCCACGACCatgcgttgccaggcaggcattttgtTGTTCTCCACGGCGCTTCCATTCCATCTCGTCAATATCTGTTCACCCGTCGGGACGTGTACTGAtaaggaattgccctccaacttgatgCGTAACCcatcacagccaccctcgcgggctTTCTCACCTGTCGTGACGTGAACTGATTAGGAAGTGCCCTCCAACGTAGCGTGCACCCCGTCaaagtcaccctcgcaggatttctatTCCCAGCGGAGCATCGATTACGGAGTGCCCTCCAACTTAatgcgcactccgtcacagctactctcgtgggggtaTGCACCAGTGAGAAGAAGCCTTGCTTGACGcttcctttgaaaaaaataggtaTGGCCAACCTAACGAGTGACACCATCTTTATCACACTCCACTACCTCTTACACTGGGGTCATACCCCTGCTTGATCAAATATCTACTGCAATTGATACAAGCAGTGGGACCTCGTGTTATCGATCCATCATCCAAACTCAGCTCTTAATAGCGTAAAAGTGTAAAACAGACAGCGCGTTGACCGTGTTTGGTGGAACACAAGGCGGAGTAACGTCTCGGCAGCCTGCGTATGGGGTATACACGATAGAGCACACGAAAGGTACATGCGAAGTGGTCATCAAGTGGTGTAATTTGGTCGGAGCACAGGCTCTTCAGCCTGTGTAAGAGGTTTACGTGGCTGAACAACCACACACGGCAGGTGGAAATGATGTTTTTTCTCAATAATCGTGGTTCTCTTCTGAACCCTGTGATGGTTTGTTTCAATAGTGATGAGAGTAATGTTGTGTTGCATAAATTAAGGAGCAGCATGAATTATTGTAAAAAAAGAAGCCACTTAGTCAAGACGATTATTTCTTCATTGGGAAACCTTTCTTGTCTCTTTCTTTTCATTTCCTATTCCTATAATGCTGCACCTTTATTCCTACGGCACGTATTTCCCATCATTTGCCCCCCACCCAAATTTTAGGTAATGTTGTGACGCTAGTGGCTACATAGACCTTTCTATAGTATTTACCATTGAAAGAGGACTGCACATAGTACCATATAGTACTCCTACATGATTTTTGACAACAGTTGCCCGTGAAATGTGCTATATCGTGGAAGAATAAATTCTAGAAAGATTTCAGATAACTAATACTCAAAACTGACAGAATAAAGCACGATAAGTGTAGTGTTGAATCAATAGACAAAAGTCCACAAAGCCAAGGTTGTTCGAGAACATTGATGTAAGAATGGATGTGACCCGAATAATGCACTATACACTTCGAGGAAATTAggataataataaacaaaattaaaatttatcaaGAGAACCTTGGATATCATATCTTACCTTTGCTCTGGATTCGCATTATAGGCGAGGGAGGCCGCCTGTACAGTTACCCGAGAAAACATTTTCATTATCTCCTCGAAAACTTGTGGCTCACATTTGGAAATAATCATACACCCTAGCTGATCGACGATCAACACATTTTGTTCGGAAGGAACTTTGCAAAACCGCTGAATAAAGAACTGTAAAATATTGTGAGTCGTCTTTGGGGTATCTTTCAGGGCAACAGCCACATGACCCAACATAATAATGATGTTTAGCGATACCAGGCTGGATTCACTCTCTTGCTTTTCAACGGTGAACAAACGATTCGATACATTTGCCACTAGAGCTGGCACGCAGTAAGGATCCAATGCGTGTGCTGCCTTGAGAGCAATTGATAGATTATCTATGGCCGCATCTCGCAACGCTTCGAATGCTTCATAAGCAGACTTTGTGAGACCTTTCCTTTGATTAGTTTGTTGCTCCAATGTATTGAAATCAGAACCTTGaactgaataaaaatattataagaagattgcattaaaaaaaacaaaaaataatacaaaccGACGATTCTAAAGGGGGCATTTTCCTTGTCCTTCTTATTTTGTGCTTGAGATTGAGCATGAAGCTTCGTCAAAATAGGGCTCGGATCAACAAGAAAATCCCGTAGATATGAGATCGAAGTTCCAGCAATGTTCGGAAACTTTTGTGCTAATTTACCTAAACCCTGTAAATGTTTCATTCTTATATGTGTGTTATATACAGGTAACTTGGTGAACTAACCTCTAAGCAAACCATCAATAGTGGCATGTGATCCATAACCACTTTGTGACCCAGCACAGAATTCAGTTTCTGGTACAAACGACTGCACAACTTGTCGGCCTCTGTAAAGAGAAAATGCTTTAACACAGAAAAATAACACCAAACGAGTGAGAAGCAGAAAAGCCATCACGCTTGTTGAGTTAAACAGGTTAAAACGGTAAAACTTCAAATCAGGACGAAAAGGACAAATAAAAAGAAACGAAATTCGCAACCAACGGGTAACACAAGACAATTCTCATCACGGAAAAACTGCGGCAAACCGAAAAATGTGTCGCCTAGATCCAGCAAACAAGATAAACTTTGTTGCAATGAAGATAGAGTGTACTCGTCATCCACTGTAATTAACACGTACGAAACGTTTCGGGAGAAGGGCAGTGCATTAATAAACGAAAATGTGTTGAAACAGTAGTGATATATAAAATGATGATGCCGTGACTTGTATCAATCCATGAATCGTGTGGTGATTACGAATGAACTGGAGGAGCGATCGGTTGTATTTCTTCATCTCTGCATATGAAATAATGTACCATCCTATCCTTACAATTACGCAGGAATAGTGAATGATTTGTATGGGCACTTGCGTAATATTATTTAGAAAATATATATGAGTTGTAAAATATCTTTACATGTCGTGTTTATGAGCAATTcgatataatttaaaattttcatattcGAACATTTGAAACTGACCTGTTTCGTCACCTATGGCCCACACCAGTAGGTCAACACAGGCAGCATTGGCCATTACGTTGATCTTGTATTTGTTCACGATATTGAATGCATCGTTTGCTCTATCCACAGCACTGTCATGCTGTTTGTTCTGTAATTCCGTTTGCCCGATCAGAAAAAGTCGCTTCACAAACTCTTGGACATCCTTGGTGAATGGTGTCGGGAGATCTACAAAGAATTCAGCTTAATAGTTTTCGGAATAAATGAGAAATTAAATGTAACAAACCTGTTTGATTTTGCAGAATTTCTCTCAACAGTGTAACCATAACCAGATTGATCGTCTCGGAGAAGCTTGTGTATCCGTACGGTTTTATTTGATGCAACGAATATATATCTCCAGCTTGTTCATTCAAATGCTCCAATGTTTCTTTAGTAAGAAGCTTTTTTGCCAATGCGAAAATTGTTTGTAAATGATTGATTGGAAATTGAAGACAATTCTTTCGGTCGGGTGATTCGCAAAAACGCATATTCGGGAACTGATTGAAGCTAGAGCCATATTTTGCAAAGAAATATGTAGTTGGGTCGTATGGAACAGAGTAgaaagaattcaatttttttgtgtGACTCTTGGGAGATTTTTCTTCAACAAGTTCAGACGTCAAGCTCCCAGACATCGATCGAGGTATAATTGATCTAAACTGGCTTATTGTGTTATTTGATTTGTTATCGGTGCTCAGTTGAACTTCTTGTGACTTTGGAGTGGGAATTTCATCTCTCGGGAATAGACGACACAACAAAGGTGGGTCATTTGTAGCGTACCGACCCATTGATCTCCCTAGTCCCAATAGCAACGGAACTGTTGCTTTGCAAAGAATTATCGGTGGAAGAGTATTGCTCTCTTTACTTCCCTTAATCAAATTTGTAAGCGCGGTCAACACCTCAACCTGATTCAGAATGATCTCATCGCGGCTTTCCGGGCAGCCAAAAGCGATATCTGAGAGCAAACTATTGAGGCAAAAACTGAACTTCTCCGCGACCGGAATTTCTGTAATGGGCGAAAACAAATAATCAAATTACTTCCAAGCATTGGGTAATGATataaaaaatgattaaaaatagCGACTAATGTATATTATACTAACTATCGATTTTGTTGGGCTTGACGTCATCGATCCAAACTGCTTTGGGGAGCGCTTTCGAAAGTCTCAGTAGATAGGGTATGATTTCTTTCTCATACTGATAACCACTCTCTAAGAAGTAAAGTCCAAGCGCAATAACAGCATCCTGGGCTCTAGAATCTAAGCAGAACACTCCTGCTGCATTTTCCTGTGGGCAATATCTGAACAAGGTTTGCACCTTGAATGGGTGAAATCAGAGATTAATCATCGTTCCGAGCATTTTTTCATCTAATTAGACTTACCTTGTCCCATGGTGTTGGTTTTATACGGGCAAGTACGCGGGCTAAACAGTGCACCGTCTTCTGGAAAGAAAAGCGATCATTTCCAAGCATAATCTATGGTTTTTGCCACAAATCCACCAAAATAATTGCCTAATCTTTGGTACACTACTgtttattttcgattttcatttaTTGACATTTGAGAGGAGAGACAGAAATTCAGGGATGCACATGATGTTCTTCATATactagcagagatgccaggttagaagacatgtcttcattttgaagacatttgattactgtgaagacattttgaagacattatgaaatagacatttcagtatgatagcgtacgtgggtttgtgagagatattatttccaatAGTTAGaaatattggccgaaaatatcgtcaaaaaaagtAGGGCTTTTGTCTCGGGGTCATTCACTTGCTTTTTCCAAACTTTTTCAAGCAGAGAATCCACAAGCATTTAGAATAAATTCAACGAAAAGtgacttttacttcaaattcaTTTGGGCTCGAAAATTCGTATGACTGTGACATTGTATTTCATTTTTTGGGCCTATATTGTGCAATAAATAAACCTAGATCTATCAAACAACCACTTCACAAATTGAAGGTTTTCCAGTTACATACCGTTTTAATAATTCGTTACGCAGTTGCACAATATATTACtttttcacatttattgaaatagaGTTCAAACCTCAAAGTAAGTttaatgaaatgcgctatataacaatatcaattagaataaacattgaataaactatcaaattttgttcaaaagtaagttatgaattttataccagggacagacatacagctgtacttgcgttgtaagagtacagcgttgtacaggtactatcgtaccatgacagatatacattggttgtacattgtaccgtatgtcaaactgacaatcagaatttttctaattttcaccacatatttcaatgaaaaaggttttcatTTAGcgtctacccagcaaacattaaatcgcataacaagcgtatatataacatcatatgccctaaaatttggttggcatataatgcgcctaactggcatatgcatgcaaaagtggaggccatatacatacatggcaaaaattaccgaatttgtttggatgaatatgcaactttgaccggctataatagcgattatgttgaaattgaattgcgatctaatatgaatatattcatgaattttcaaagcaccaaatacgacatttgccatactcatatacgatttattacagacatataaaaaaacaaatggcgcaaaatattttcgtgaaatgtatattataacttcacgaatcgccatttttatatatgagtatttatgttcgtagaaacaataattgtgttgggagtggtatatgaatgtttaaaatgacacagattgatgtttggtgaaaactgcttcgatgtgggttcgaactccggtcgtctggattatcatccaccggctatctcgcgcggctatctgaaatttaattcaacagcggttaaaactttcgaatgcatcagaatttcattgacatttcaatatgatgtagtatgacatttcaatatgatattaggatctaatatgattaaccgtttcatgattttcttcagcatgcaacacgatttactacagtactgaatcgatttaaattatacgcttatacgacacacaaactgcatacGCATATGattcggattaaatatattttacgacaatgtacataataaaattgatgtttattatacagaATTGCGACTtcatttgataatggtatataaaatcgagtttttacattttatgcgatttcagatatacacgatacatactatgattgatattatatg
The Toxorhynchites rutilus septentrionalis strain SRP chromosome 2, ASM2978413v1, whole genome shotgun sequence genome window above contains:
- the LOC129767962 gene encoding phosphatidylinositol 4-kinase alpha isoform X3, giving the protein MLGNDRFSFQKTVHCLARVLARIKPTPWDKVQTLFRYCPQENAAGVFCLDSRAQDAVIALGLYFLESGYQYEKEIIPYLLRLSKALPKAVWIDDVKPNKIDKIPVAEKFSFCLNSLLSDIAFGCPESRDEIILNQVEVLTALTNLIKGSKESNTLPPIILCKATVPLLLGLGRSMGRYATNDPPLLCRLFPRDEIPTPKSQEVQLSTDNKSNNTISQFRSIIPRSMSGSLTSELVEEKSPKSHTKKLNSFYSVPYDPTTYFFAKYGSSFNQFPNMRFCESPDRKNCLQFPINHLQTIFALAKKLLTKETLEHLNEQAGDIYSLHQIKPYGYTSFSETINLVMVTLLREILQNQTDLPTPFTKDVQEFVKRLFLIGQTELQNKQHDSAVDRANDAFNIVNKYKINVMANAACVDLLVWAIGDETEADKLCSRLYQKLNSVLGHKVVMDHMPLLMVCLEGLGKLAQKFPNIAGTSISYLRDFLVDPSPILTKLHAQSQAQNKKDKENAPFRIVVQGSDFNTLEQQTNQRKGLTKSAYEAFEALRDAAIDNLSIALKAAHALDPYCVPALVANVSNRLFTVEKQESESSLVSLNIIIMLGHVAVALKDTPKTTHNILQFFIQRFCKVPSEQNVLIVDQLGCMIISKCEPQVFEEIMKMFSRVTVQAASLAYNANPEQRKSYHHVSDAVVNALANIAANIQGELEMLDLLGKLLELFVQIGLEGERSYDSTSGAQKASSSAGNLGMLIPVIAVLVRRLPPIKNPKQRLHKLFKDFWLYCVVMGFTNARLWPSDWYQGVQHIAAKSPLLISQTAHRSEMRELNYTSAIRSDSVSLNELRSQILVLLDHPPADITACINKLTFAQCTYLLSVYWLEILRVENASEPSLEPILNYLCDNALLKDKYGIWQCIRCIGDQVFEKFRSVLLAQDVVREKVLESQAMLLLVYFNHIHKQIQLVADQYLSQLVDKFPHLLWNRKVLWCMLDVLQLLAFSLTLDPNEETPTLRVSSTPYTLQLMDSLPARESRVKDFADRCQGIVNEAMKWAPKSTRSHLQEYPNQVPTTSLSNHSGLALAVDSILHTWVTNASIQSTSKRPHCVNSDTSKFVSVLCLRSKYAGEISGLLSVLEDEEKKGLVDRLVKDIWNACAEKSDAKHRGALWRATAYLILCSSANRKLLHAISSSQVQLFTESAMETAVECWQWILTARQDLELCFIQEMVTAWQTTFDKRIGLFTEEIDITSPLAAYEGCRLVPKPIIVAPHLIWLQLLSEMVDTAKYCNRDKVEMFCMLLHRCLPFSRDFKQTRHISTVGCRFKLLQCGLSLLQGNTIPKSLARNILRERIYANALDYFCGPQLCPSQSREALLEDIAILLKFWQTMRSEKKHLVASEVSDYDLNHPSQNLSVNKSSLDTTSLAGSEVARSTSSGNAGWYNTIPHSTSTLSKRSNRIKRPPFQKDAYDKDYMKKRNLILELLAVEIEFMIIWANPLSTPEMQIAGEESVAEWRARPVKLHVWRDYTRLAWSYNPALAIFLPQRIRNAETIEDEVTRLVCSDSLAAIHIPEALKYLVTTRTLLNESPELVYMLTWARVSPIQALSYFSRQYPTHPLTAQYAVKTLNSYPAESVLPYIPQLVQALRHDTMGYVTEFIKHISKRSQIVAHQLIWNMQTNMYIDEEMNHKDPILYDALESLSQNIISSLSGPAKRFYEREFDFFGKITAVSGEIRSFPKGQARKKACLDALSRIKVQAGCYLPSNPEAMVLDIDYSSGTPMQSAAKAPYLARFRVHRCGINELETMAMEVSNNPESHLDGPKLNSMGPETWQAAIFKVGDDVRQDMLALQVISIFKNIFQQVGLELFLFPYRVVATAPGCGVIECVPNAKSRDQLGRQTDSGLYEYFLHQYGDETSKEFQVARSNFVKSMAAYSVIGYLLQIKDRHNGNIMIDKDGHIIHIDFGFMFESSPGGNIGFEPDLKLTDEMVMVMGGKMEAAPFKWFCDLCVQSFLAIRPYQDAIVTLVSLMLDTGLPCFRGQTITLLKQRFVPTKNNKEAAAHMLGVIRNSYQNFRTRTYDMIQYYQNQIPY